One Streptosporangium becharense genomic window, AGGACGTCCACGATGTGCACACCGAGTGTGACGACGGTCATGATGAGCCCTCCTCATGTCTTTCGCGGATGATAGACGGAGGAGCCGCAGCGGTGTCAACGGAACGGGCCGGCGCGAGGCCCGGGAGCGGCCGGTTCGCGCGGGAGCGGCGAGCCGGCCGCTCCCGCACGGCCGCCGGCCCTCCGCGGATGTGCCGCCCTCAGCCCAGCAGGGCCTGCAGGCGGTCGGCCACCCCCCGGGCGGTGGGACGCTTGGCCGCGTCGCCGAGACACGCCTGGACGAGATCCGAGATCTCGGGCTCGAGGTCCGGGCTGATCTCCGGCGCCGTGCTGTAGACCTTGCGCAGGGTCAGCAGCGGGTCGTGGGTGGGCAGCTCGCCGTAGAGGCCCTGACCGCTCATCGCCCAGTGCAGGGTCGCGCCCAGCGACCACACGTCGCCCTGCGGGGCGGGCTTGTCGCCCTGCAGCAGCGCGGGGTCGGTGAACTCCACCGACCCGATGTCGCCCATCCCCGTCACCGTGGCGCCCGGCGTCAGCACCTGCGACAGGCCCAGGTCCGACAGCTTGCCCCCCGTCTCGGTGAGCAGCACGTTGCCCGGGCGGATGTCGCGGTGCACGATGCCCTCCTCGTGCAGCGCCTGGGCGGCGTGCGCGACGCAGGCGACGGCGCGCAGCACCCGCTCCCGCGACGGCCGCTCGGCCGGACGGGCCAGTGAACCGCCGGGCAGGTACTCCATCGAGTAGTAGAACATCCCTCCCTGCTGCCCGGCGTCGTAGAGGCGCACCAGATACGGCGAGCTCACCGCGGCGAACGCCTTCAGCTCCCGGGTCGCGCGGCGGAACGCGTCGCTCCCCGTGCCCCCCACCACCTTCACCGCGACCAGGTCCGCCTCGACGGGCAACCGCTCGGGCCTCTTCGCCAAGTAGAACTCGCCGTGGTTGCCCGCCCCCAGCGACCGGACGAACTCGTAATCGGCGATGCCTTCCACCAACGGTCTCCCTCCGTGCCTGCACAACGTCCGTACAACGTTCGCGGCGACGACCCAACACAAGGTAACGTCGCCTTCGACATTGTCGGGGCTTTTCTTTGCTTACGGGAAGCGTGCGCACAAGTGCTCCACATGGACCTGCTCCTGCTTGACCTGGTGATCGTCCTCGCCGCGGCGCGGTTGTTCGGTGCCGCGGCCAAATGGCTCGGTCAGCCGCCGGTGATCGGGGAGATCGTCGCGGGCATCCTGCTCGGTCCGACGCTGCTGGGTCCGCTGATCGGCGACACGCTGTTCGGCCCGGAGATGCTGCCCCCGTTGCAGGCGCTGGCGAACGTCGGCCTGGTGCTGTTCATGTTCGTCGTCGGCCTCGAACTCGACCAGAAACTGGTCAGAGGCAAGGGCCGGATCGCGGTGACCGTGGCGCTGGGATCGACGGTGCTGCCGTTCGTGCTGGGCTGCCTGCTCGCGCTGTCGATCGCCGGCGAGCACGTGGGCGGCGACAAGACCCTCCCCTTCGTGCTGTTCATGGGTGCGGCGATGTCGGCCACCGCGTTCCCGGTGCTGGCCCGCATCCTCACCGACCGCGGGATGCAGCGCATCGCCCTCGGCGGACTGTCCCTGGCCGCGGCGGCCGTCATCGACGTCCTGGCCTGGACCGTTCTCGCGGTGGTGGTCGGCATCGCCGGGGCCGGCGAGGCGGAGGGGCAGTGGAAGGTCCTGCTCGCGCTGCCGTACGCGCTGGTGATGTTCCTGGTCGTCAAACCGCTGCTGGCCCGGCTGGTGCCCGCCTACGAGAAAGCCGGGCGGCTGACGCCCGGCCTGCTGTCGCTGGTGCTCATCGGCCTGATCGCGTCGGCCTGGGCCACCGAGTGGATGCACGTCCACTACATCTTCGGGGCCTTCGTGTTCGGCACGGTGATGCCGCGTGAGGGAGCCGAGCGGCTCACCCACGAGATCCTGGAGCGACTGGAGCAGTTGGCCGTGTTGCTGCTGCTGCCGATGTTCTTCGTCGTCGCGGGGCTCAACGTCAACCTGCGCACGCTCGACCTGTCCAGCCTCGGCACGCTCGCCGGGATCCTGGCCGTGGCGATCGGCGGCAAGATGCTCGGCTCCTACGCGGCGGCCCGCGCGCAGCGGCTGCCGAACCGGCAGTCGTGGGCGATGGCCGCCCTGCTCAACACCCGCGGGCTGACCGAGATCGTCATCCTCAGTGTCGGCCTGCAGAAGGGTGTGCTGAGCAACGAGCTGTACTCGCTGATGGTGGTCATGGCCCTGGTCACCACCGGGATGA contains:
- a CDS encoding serine/threonine-protein kinase, translated to MEGIADYEFVRSLGAGNHGEFYLAKRPERLPVEADLVAVKVVGGTGSDAFRRATRELKAFAAVSSPYLVRLYDAGQQGGMFYYSMEYLPGGSLARPAERPSRERVLRAVACVAHAAQALHEEGIVHRDIRPGNVLLTETGGKLSDLGLSQVLTPGATVTGMGDIGSVEFTDPALLQGDKPAPQGDVWSLGATLHWAMSGQGLYGELPTHDPLLTLRKVYSTAPEISPDLEPEISDLVQACLGDAAKRPTARGVADRLQALLG
- a CDS encoding cation:proton antiporter; translation: MDLLLLDLVIVLAAARLFGAAAKWLGQPPVIGEIVAGILLGPTLLGPLIGDTLFGPEMLPPLQALANVGLVLFMFVVGLELDQKLVRGKGRIAVTVALGSTVLPFVLGCLLALSIAGEHVGGDKTLPFVLFMGAAMSATAFPVLARILTDRGMQRIALGGLSLAAAAVIDVLAWTVLAVVVGIAGAGEAEGQWKVLLALPYALVMFLVVKPLLARLVPAYEKAGRLTPGLLSLVLIGLIASAWATEWMHVHYIFGAFVFGTVMPREGAERLTHEILERLEQLAVLLLLPMFFVVAGLNVNLRTLDLSSLGTLAGILAVAIGGKMLGSYAAARAQRLPNRQSWAMAALLNTRGLTEIVILSVGLQKGVLSNELYSLMVVMALVTTGMTGPLLRRIYPDRRVARDIADAERAALGVTAAHRVLVIVPEPCAEQGPLIGLAAALATAKTPSEVVLGHLRPYPEGRLEVGNGLSSELAELAETLHDLEELAGAARERGTDARVVSRFSADVAGELPELISGAQPDLLVLPAATPGHTALLGAATCRVVTVAAAVPAEHDSVPAPVAVHYGTGGDIAVHVALILAALDGRPLVVTGGGRAPALAQRLAKLGVTATSGPVPEGALVVAADTGQAVEGAHLLVRAEQDADPVDWAAAVSALRSPVSQA